The following proteins come from a genomic window of Larimichthys crocea isolate SSNF chromosome III, L_crocea_2.0, whole genome shotgun sequence:
- the hivep1 gene encoding zinc finger protein 40 isoform X3, which yields MESDFSTLAERENSLQSIGKPASALNAQTSVELTTMPAVSVGLQTQPSHMQTYYIDKQGNFIGMAAPLQGNGQASTQVPPLQSSPLTAPHFLPVVSNPEKPSLHMSFNTGPSTITHAPVPSGTNTLPQSQPPVVHTCQSLSASVPSSIQVPVTPGSNQVQMTTVMNFGAEQVYKDQKPKKPGKYVCEYCSRACAKPSVLLKHIRSHTGERPYPCVTCGFSFKTKSNLYKHKKSHAHAIKLGLIARTESGGGSLSQESDKVLGTHSEAEESGDSDEEGSTADLDPDSSQSSVAALSENSLKCAGTTQASHGETDSSTVLESVKQVTGQRAHEPKVTAALPKVVVYPVNVSPLRADSPRVTGAAPEQAAAQRQREFQTANLRSSITVLSSLKEVDGTNLSLDTVSEDEDQQCKSPLLGGHAQLQRQQATDFSQQQQVKCLLSPRSLGSTDSGYFSRSESADQAMSPPSPFVKITPPVDIDNAKNILPNVPPVVATVMHVTAEQKPRAIEEQMRPPLEAKALSLEERISKLISDNEAVVDNKQLDSVKPRRTSLSRRGSIDSPKSYIFKDSFQFDLKPMGRRSSSNSDIPKSPFTPTDKSKPVFLLSVPSQYPPMDCLPITRSNSMPTTPGHSALPLNAPPLPHPLRICQSFDDKIGLLNDDVFSSAPSTPNPAIHSRTLVRQAAVEDFSTSEGHGLPTVRSMDEGYYGPSSSIELMQRSRSFEHHQDKNRKPQQNKGTMYECETCRNRYRKLENFETHKKFYCSELHGPKNKPVTVKETDQDVFHINVLQPVVPRSSGSGTLDQQTSIRKRRKMKSVGDEDDQSPTDTIPPCSVSFDLPTALASQTSSQHNVIVDIQPKNNQSKLPQIQLTARGINTSDSRLSPIRETQMSSSTKGDLQRQGSGTSVIRHTNSLSRPNSFEIESIDRASPVDSMEKDPMNKLKTDAIVNVSADNYHENISKPKSDYGKQRKEQCTNSTVAAVGENSTPVHQYRLVRQNNIQVPEILVTEEPDREHETQTTEPADKPADQFSWPQRSESLSKLPAEKLPPKKKRIRLAQMDHSSGESSFESSLSRSLSRDSSLSRCSSISASFDRDELSRSESPSRGECISKIPENQGLPTSFNTLGVPGMMRRAASEQITCTQPSVEISCDYRSKSFDCGNVSPSRSLSPTGQPKSGQISQVAQVPLIERRRGPLVRQMSLKIGPESQQPVRKVIPLDKPPNTNVNLLTQNRSQQIHIASRRTVAQPFILHTGESPLQMNEQMVQSINLGSPTQQPQIHGLPHPWYQTSRVQICQNIQQPVSQILVCHKNVQNKAGKCFVPKYQLQCPTLRASQMFPFSSTQIALPVLTIPIANPILSISKSADVLQNVYVAQPHKASEKTQTVILSGEEQRDAFDQTQAGAIQLPQILITHEQMHPAPCVSNKNSLSFTQCVDSDTHALKTAKKDRTQTVSAHNHAGERAPSLGSLHCTQKLASVTLCPQQEPTASSKRMLSPANSLDIYMEKHQKRAKDEHGVACLTDGRSVNYLNSKMSEVTRQRKLTLVRQVCTTEPVESPIETEVPVLLQVKTDEEKDLEATDDVKPMSPDSAGLEKDTSIVIHEETGPALNTTSGSQGNSIPPNNTLKPQAEEQRWTVKSPIRPSSFHGGQMKLTTSVSVVNTKDSHRLSFPSLKTATTFTWCFLMKRKPLHVPQTDLKTSAYAVWTVNPNNHNPLGLPTKVVMSLFDSKQNSKKIHYTSAIRTGGKSDILSYSGKLKDVIPKVPITQKSTSIETRSKVQPETQANNESDKEMASKTEPRRVKIFDGGYKSNEEYVYVRGRGRGKYICEECGIRCKKPSMLRKHIRTHSDVRPYHCVHCNFSFKTKGNLTKHMKSKAHSKKCMEMGVPEGLVDDQDAEDSGDRSQVSSADRQDSDGDDSDGPDDEENDDIEEEEDDSQAESGLSTNPSVSASPQHIPSKETEVPPSALLAQMSISSVSLPLSQHPAPESHTSGSESVPMTSPVSLSKQISISGSCCSSMPLPCSPPPVATTSDSYTSDTESVHMMSPVSPCRQMSIDYPDFDVPPSPPVPGKGSKLGQDTSSVPPAVATSESGIPVDRSTQTSSYASQGPLHFPPQGLSQTRGTETQTHLFSHLPLHSQQPSRSSYSMVPVGGIQLVPAGLAAYSTFVPIHAGPVQLTIPAVSVIHRNTSPLPAPNTPPQPESLQTQPLVVQEPINSVVPCFPLGQITGLQAQTIQPVGLETLNLMGLTNTGLASTQLLNQQGLTLNATLGLQVLAANPTSQSSTGPQTHVSGLQIVNIALPAIIPSLSPLSTLNPLPGTSERQSSPEAPGAQSSQSEQGLSSSQSCMSSSPPAPLKVGSSPEVTSGTRASPGGNGADLIQTVEKEERDKSPQQHRSSASEEAPVEGASDPAHPRPPPLTSWQKVIDDYNEVSSDDEDRLVIAT from the exons ATGGAATCTGACTTTAGTACACTGGCTGAAAGGGAAAACTCCTTGCAGAGCATTGGAAAACCAGCATCTGCCCTTAATGCTCAGACTAGTGTTGAATTAACAACAATGCCAGCTGTCAGTGTTGGTCTCCAGACCCAACCTTCCCATATGCAGACTTATTATATTGACAAACAAGGCAACTTTATTGGCATGGCGGCACCACTGCAGGGAAATGGACAGGCATCTACACAGGTTCCTCCCCTGCAGTCCTCTCCGCTTACTGCACCCCATTTTTTACCTGTTGTGTCAAATCCAGAAAAGCCTAGCTTGCACATGAGCTTTAATACTGGACCATCCACTATAACTCATGCACCTGTTCCCTCAGGCACCAATACTCTGCCACAAAGCCAACCACCGGTTGTGCACACATGCCAGTCCCTCTCAGCAAGTGTCCCCAGCTCCATTCAGGTCCCAGTTACACCTGGCAGCAACCAAGTACAGATGACCACCGTAATGAACTTTGGAGCTGAACAGGTTTACAAGGATCAAAAGCCTAAGAAGCCTGGCAAGTATGTCTGTGAATATTGCAGCCGAGCATGTGCAAAACCCAGTGTGCTGCTCAAACACATCAGGTCTCACACAGGAGAAAGACCATATCCCTGTGTTACTTGTGGCTTCTCATTCAAAACCAAGAGCAACTTGTACAAGCACAAGAAATCACATGCTCATGCTATAAAACTGGGTCTTATTGCACGCACTGAATCTGGAGGTGGATCGCTATCTCAAGAATCTGACAAAGTACTCGGTACACACTCAGAGGCGGAGGAGAGCGGGGACAGTGATGAGGAAGGTAGCACTGCAGACTTGGACCCTGACTCATCACAGAGCAGTGTTGCAGCTTTGTCTGAAAATAGTTTAAAGTGTGCAGGTACAACCCAAGCAAGCCATGGGGAAACTGACTCATCAACTGTGCTTGAGTCAGTTAAACAAGTCACTGGTCAGAGGGCTCATGAGCCCAAAGTGACAGCTGCACTTCCAAAAGTTGTTGTATACCCAGTAAATGTCTCTCCTTTGAGGGCAGATAGCCCGAGAGTTACAGGTGCAGCACCTGAACAAGCTGCTGCACAAAGGCAACGAGAGTTCCAGACTGCCAATCTGAGATCAAGCATCACAGTCCTGTCATCTCTTAAAGAGGTGGATGGTACAAATCTGTCACTAGATACTGTGAGTGAAGATGAAGACCAACAGTGCAAGTCTCCACTGTTAGGTGGACATGCCCAGCTGCAGAGGCAACAAGCAACAGACTTTTCCCAACAGCAACAGGTTAAGTGTCTACTTAGCCCTCGTAGTTTGGGAAGTACTGATTCTGGCTACTTCTCACGTTCTGAAAGTGCTGACCAGGCCATGAGTCCACCTAGTCCATTTGTTAAGATAACTCCTCCAGTAGACATTGACAATGCCAAGAATATTCTTCCCAATGTCCCTCCTGTGGTTGCCACAGTAATGCATGTAACAGCTGAGCAGAAGCCACGGGCCATAGAAGAACAGATGCGTCCACCATTAGAAGCCAAAGCCCTATCTCTGGAAGAACGAATTTCAAAGTTGATATCTGATAATGAGGCAGTAGTTGACAACAAGCAGCTTGACAGTGTAAAGCCAAGGAGAACCTCTCTCTCTAGGAGAGGTAGCATAGACTCCCCtaaatcatatatatttaaagactCTTTTCAGTTTGATCTTAAACCAATGGGAAGAAGGTCTAGTTCCAACTCAGACATCCCTAAATCCCCATTCACTCCCACAGATAAATCAAAGCCAGTATTTCTTCTCTCTGTACCTTCTCAGTATCCACCAATGGATTGTTTGCCAATAACGAGGAGTAACTCTATGCCTACTACACCAGGACACTCTGCTCTTCCCCTAaatgccccccccctcccacaccCTTTGCGAATTTGTCAGTCATTTGATGACAAAATTGGTTTGTTAAATGATGATGTATTTTCATCTGCCCCATCAACCCCAAATCCAGCAATACATTCTCGTACGTTAGTCAGACAAGCAGCAGTGGAGGACTTTTCCACAAGTGAGGGGCATGGCCTCCCTACTGTTCGCTCCATGGATGAGGGCTATTATGGCCCAAGCAGTTCCATAGAACTGATGCAAAGAAGTAGATCTTTTGAGCATCATCAGGACAAGAACAGAAAGCCTCAGCAGAATAAAGGCACAATGTATGAATGTGAAACTTGTCGTAACCGGTACAGAAAGTTAGAGAATTTTGAAACTCACAAGAAATTCTATTGCTCTGAGCTTCATggtccaaaaaacaaaccagtCACTGTTAAGGAAACTGATCAAGATGTTTTCCACATTAATGTACTGCAGCCTGTAGTCCCTAGATCATCTGGCTCAGGAACACTTGACCAACAGACATCAATtaggaagagaaggaaaatgaAAAGTGTTGGAGATGAGGATGATCAATCTCCTACTGACACCATTCCACCTTGTTCAGTTAGTTTTGATCTACCAACAGCTCTGGCAAGTCAGACTTCTTCTCAGCATAATGTAATAGTAGACATACAGCCCAAAAACAACCAGTCAAAGCTACCTCAGATTCAGCTCACAGCAAGAGGTATTAATACTTCAGATTCCAGACTGTCACCAATACGAGAAACCCAGATGAGTTCCTCTACTAAAGGAGACCTGCAAAGGCAAGGCAGTGGTACTTCAGTCATTAGACACACCAACTCTCTCAGCAGACCTAATTCATTTGAGATAGAATCTATTGACAGAGCCTCTCCAGTTGATAGTATGGAGAAGGATCCCATGAACAAGCTCAAAACAGATGCAATAGTAAATGTCTCAGCTGACAACTACCATGAAAATATATCCAAACCCAAGAGTGACTATGGAAAGCAAAGGAAGGAGCAATGCACTAATAGCACAGTTGCAGCAGTTGGTGAAAACTCTACTCCTGTCCATCAGTATCGTTTGGTTCGTCAAAATAACATCCAAGTTCCTGAGATTCTGGTCACAGAAGAGCCAGACAGAGAGCATGAAACACAGACTACTGAGCCAGCAGATAAGCCTGCAGATCAGTTCAGCTGGCCTCAGAGAAGTGAGAGTTTGTCAAAGTTACCAGCAGAGAAACTCccgccaaaaaagaaaagaattcgTCTTGCTCAAATGGACCACTCCTCTGGTGAATCCAGTTTTGAGTCCAGCCTCTCACGAAGCCTCAGCAGAGACAGTAGTCTTTCTCGTTGTTCCAGCATCTCAGCCTCTTTTGACAGAGATGAGCTATCTAGGTCAGAGAGTCCATCTAGAGGGGAGTGCATCAGCAAAATTCCAGAGAATCAAGGTTTGCCAACATCCTTCAACACCCTTGGTGTGCCTGGAATGATGAGGCGTGCAGCATCTGAACAGATTACTTGTACTCAACCCTCTGTTGAGATTTCATGTGACTACCGTAGCAAGTCTTTTGACTGTGGCAATGTATCTCCCAGCAGATCTCTGTCACCTACTGGACAGCCAAAAAGTGGACAGATCTCCCAAGTTGCCCAGGTGCCACTTATTGAAAGGAGACGGGGTCCATTAGTCCGCCAAATGTCTTTAAAGATAGGCCCAGAGAGTCAGCAACCTGTTAGGAAAGTCATACCTCTTGACAAACCACCCAATACAAATGTTAACTTGTTAACTCAGAATAGATCCCAGCAGATTCACATTGCCAGTAGGCGCACCGTGGCTCAGCCTTTTATCCTGCATACTGGAGAATCACCATTGCAAATGAATGAGCAAATGGTGCAAAGCATTAATTTGGGTAGCCCGACTCAGCAGCCTCAAATCCATGGCCTTCCACACCCTTGGTATCAGACATCAAGGGTTCAAATATGCCAAAACATACAACAACCAGTGAGCCAGATTTTAGTTTGTcacaaaaatgtccaaaacaaagCAGGTAAATGTTTTGTGCCCAAATACCAACTACAGTGTCCCACTCTGAGAGCAAGCCAGATGTTCCCATTTTCCAGCACACAGATAGCCTTGCCAGTTCTAACAATACCTATTGCCAATCCAATTTTGAGTATTTCAAAATCAGCAGATGTACTCCAAAATGTATATGTTGCTCAACCTCATAAGGCCTCTGagaagacacagacagtcaTCCTGTCAGGTGAAGAGCAAAGGGATGCATTTGACCAGACCCAGGCAGGTGCTATACAATTGCCTCAGATACTCATAACTCATGAGCAGATGCACCCTGCTCCCTGTGTGTCCAATAAAAATAGTCTCTCATTTACTCAATGTGTAGATAGTGATACTCATGctttaaaaactgcaaaaaaggATAGAACTCAAACAGTTAGCGCTCATAACCATGCTGGAGAACGAGCACCTTCTCTTGGGTCTTTACATTGCACGCAGAAACTGGCATCAGTAACTCTATGCCCACAGCAGGAACCCACTGCTTCAAGTAAACGAATGCTGTCACCTGCCAACAGCTTGGACATCTACATGGAAAAGCACCAAAAACGGGCTAAGGATGAGCATGGTGTGGCATGTCTTACTGATGGCAGGTCAGTCAATTATCTCAATTCCAAGATGTCAGAGGTTACCCGACAGCGGAAGTTAACACTTGTTAGGCAGGTTTGCACCACTGAACCAGTAGAAAGCCCCATTGAAACTGAGGTCCCAGTCCTACTGCAAGTTAAAACTGATGAGGAGAAGGACTTAGAGGCTACTGATGATGTTAAGCCTATGTCACCTGACAGTGCTGGGTTGGAAAAAGACACAAGTATTGTTATACATGAGGAGACAGGCCCAGCGCTGAATACTACATCTGGTAGCCAGGGCAACTCGATTCCACCAAATAACACTCTGAAACCCCAAGCTGAGGAACAGAGGTGGACTGTGAAATCTCCTATTAGGCCCTCCAGTTTCCATGGTGGTCAGATGAAACTAAccacatctgtgtctgtggttaACACAAAAGATAGTCATCGCCTGTCTTTCCCCAGCCTAAAGACTGCCACTACTTTCACGTGGTGTTTCTTGATGAAGAGGAAACCTCTTCATGTTCCACAGACTGACCTAAAGACTTCAGCATATGCTGTCTGGACAGTCAACCCCAACAACCATAACCCACTTGGGTTGCCCACCAAGGTTGTAATGTCTCTATTTGACTCCAAGCAGAACTCCAAGAAAATACACTACACATCGGCTATAAGAACTGGTGGGAAATCAGATATCTTGTCTTACTCAGGCAAGCTGAAAGACGTCATACCCAAG GTGCCAATTACCCAGAAGTCTACATCTATCGAAACCAGAAGTAAAGTGCAACCAGAAACTCAGGCCAACAATGAATCTGACAAGGAGATGGCATCTAAAACAGAACCAAGACGGGTCAAAATATTTGATGGCGG ATACAAATCTAATGAAGAGTATGTTTACGTACGTGGGCGTGGACGTGGTAAATACATCTGTGAGGAATGTGGGATCCGCTGCAAGAAGCCCAGCATGCTGCGCAAACATATCCGCACTCACTCTGATGTCCGGCCATACCACTGTGTTCACTGCAACTTCTCCTTCAAGACAAAAG GAAATCTGACCAAGCACATGAAATCCAAGGCCCACAGTAAGAAATGTATGGAGATGGGGGTACCTGAGGGTCTCGTTGACGATCAGGATGCTGAGGACTCAG GAGACCGCAGTCAGGTGAGCAGTGCTGACCGTCAAGATTCAGATGGTGATGATTCCGATGGCCCTGATGATGAGGAGAATGATGACattgaagaggaagaggatgacagCCAGGCAGAATCTGGACTGTCTACCAACCCTTCTGTCTCTGCCAGCCCGCAGCATATCCCTTCCAAAGAGACTGAAGTCCCTCCTAGTGCCCTCCTTGCCCAAATGTCAATCAGCTCAGTCTCCCTACCTCTCTCCCAGCATCCAGCACCTGAATCCCACACATCAGGCTCAGAATCTGTCCCAATGACGAGCCCTGTGTCCCTGAGCAAGCAGATATCCATCTCTGGGTCCTGCTGCAGCTCAATGCCCCTCCCTTGCTCTCCTCCGCCTGTTGCTACCACATCAGACTCCTACACCTCAGACACAGAGTCAGTGCACATGATGAGCCCAGTGTCACCCTGCAGACAGATGTCCATCGACTACCCTGACTTTGATGTGCCCCCTAGTCCCCCAGTGCCAGGCAAGGGCTCCAAGCTAGGCCAG GACACCTCCTCTGTCCCTCCTGCTGTGGCAACCAGTGAATCGGGCATACCAGTGGACCGGAGCACTCAGACATCTTCTTATGCTTCTCAAGGTCCCTTGCACTTTCCCCCACAGGGTCTGTCACAAACAAGAGGAACAGAGACTCAGACCCACCTGTTCAGTCACCTGCCCCTGCACTCCCAGCAGCCTTCTCGGTCCTCTTACAGCATGGTCCCAGTTGGGGGGATTCAGCTGGTACCTGCTGGCCTGGCAGCTTACTCCACCTTTGTACCAATCCATGCTGGCCCTGTCCAGCTCACCATCCCAGCAGTGAGTGTcattcacagaaacacaagccCATTACCAGCTCCCAACACTCCACCCCAACCAGAAAGCTTGCAAACCCAGCCACTTGTGGTCCAGGAACCAATCAATAGTGTTGTGCCCTGTTTCCCCCTAGGACAAATCACTGGCCTGCAAGCTCAAACAATACAGCCAGTAGGGCTGGAGACACTTAACCTCATGGGGCTGACCAACACAGGCCTGGCATCCACCCAGCTACTGAACCAGCAAGGGCTCACCCTCAATGCCACCCTTGGGCTGCAGGTTTTAGCTGCCAACCCCACTTCCCAAAGCAGCACCGGCCCCCAGACACATGTTTCAGGTCTGCAGATAGTTAACATCGCCCTACCTGCCATCATCCCTTCTCTTAGCCCTCTCTCCACCCTTAATCCTCTCCCTGGCAcatcagagaggcagagcagccCTGAAGCTCCAGGAGCACAGTCATCTCAAAGTGAACAGGGGCTCAGttcttcacagagctgcatgtCTTCTTCACCACCCGCTCCTTTGAAGGTTGGCAGCTCTCCAGAAGTGACCTCAGGCACCAGGGCTAGTCCTGGAGGTAATGGAGCAGATCTCATACAGACTGTtgagaaggaagaaagagataAATCTCCACAGCAGCATCGATCATCAGCTTCTGAGGAGGCACCAGTTGAGGGAGCTAGTGATCCTGCACATCCAAGACCACCACCACTGACCAGCTGGCAGAAGGTTATTGATGACTATAATGAGGTATCcagtgatgatgaagacagACTGGTCATTGCCACTTGA
- the hivep1 gene encoding zinc finger protein 40 isoform X4 has product MNSKKIHYTSAIRTGGKSDILSYSGKLKDVIPKVPITQKSTSIETRSKVQPETQANNESDKEMASKTEPRRVKIFDGGYKSNEEYVYVRGRGRGKYICEECGIRCKKPSMLRKHIRTHSDVRPYHCVHCNFSFKTKGNLTKHMKSKAHSKKCMEMGVPEGLVDDQDAEDSGDRSQVSSADRQDSDGDDSDGPDDEENDDIEEEEDDSQAESGLSTNPSVSASPQHIPSKETEVPPSALLAQMSISSVSLPLSQHPAPESHTSGSESVPMTSPVSLSKQISISGSCCSSMPLPCSPPPVATTSDSYTSDTESVHMMSPVSPCRQMSIDYPDFDVPPSPPVPGKGSKLGQDTSSVPPAVATSESGIPVDRSTQTSSYASQGPLHFPPQGLSQTRGTETQTHLFSHLPLHSQQPSRSSYSMVPVGGIQLVPAGLAAYSTFVPIHAGPVQLTIPAVSVIHRNTSPLPAPNTPPQPESLQTQPLVVQEPINSVVPCFPLGQITGLQAQTIQPVGLETLNLMGLTNTGLASTQLLNQQGLTLNATLGLQVLAANPTSQSSTGPQTHVSGLQIVNIALPAIIPSLSPLSTLNPLPGTSERQSSPEAPGAQSSQSEQGLSSSQSCMSSSPPAPLKVGSSPEVTSGTRASPGGNGADLIQTVEKEERDKSPQQHRSSASEEAPVEGASDPAHPRPPPLTSWQKVIDDYNEVSSDDEDRLVIAT; this is encoded by the exons ATG AACTCCAAGAAAATACACTACACATCGGCTATAAGAACTGGTGGGAAATCAGATATCTTGTCTTACTCAGGCAAGCTGAAAGACGTCATACCCAAG GTGCCAATTACCCAGAAGTCTACATCTATCGAAACCAGAAGTAAAGTGCAACCAGAAACTCAGGCCAACAATGAATCTGACAAGGAGATGGCATCTAAAACAGAACCAAGACGGGTCAAAATATTTGATGGCGG ATACAAATCTAATGAAGAGTATGTTTACGTACGTGGGCGTGGACGTGGTAAATACATCTGTGAGGAATGTGGGATCCGCTGCAAGAAGCCCAGCATGCTGCGCAAACATATCCGCACTCACTCTGATGTCCGGCCATACCACTGTGTTCACTGCAACTTCTCCTTCAAGACAAAAG GAAATCTGACCAAGCACATGAAATCCAAGGCCCACAGTAAGAAATGTATGGAGATGGGGGTACCTGAGGGTCTCGTTGACGATCAGGATGCTGAGGACTCAG GAGACCGCAGTCAGGTGAGCAGTGCTGACCGTCAAGATTCAGATGGTGATGATTCCGATGGCCCTGATGATGAGGAGAATGATGACattgaagaggaagaggatgacagCCAGGCAGAATCTGGACTGTCTACCAACCCTTCTGTCTCTGCCAGCCCGCAGCATATCCCTTCCAAAGAGACTGAAGTCCCTCCTAGTGCCCTCCTTGCCCAAATGTCAATCAGCTCAGTCTCCCTACCTCTCTCCCAGCATCCAGCACCTGAATCCCACACATCAGGCTCAGAATCTGTCCCAATGACGAGCCCTGTGTCCCTGAGCAAGCAGATATCCATCTCTGGGTCCTGCTGCAGCTCAATGCCCCTCCCTTGCTCTCCTCCGCCTGTTGCTACCACATCAGACTCCTACACCTCAGACACAGAGTCAGTGCACATGATGAGCCCAGTGTCACCCTGCAGACAGATGTCCATCGACTACCCTGACTTTGATGTGCCCCCTAGTCCCCCAGTGCCAGGCAAGGGCTCCAAGCTAGGCCAG GACACCTCCTCTGTCCCTCCTGCTGTGGCAACCAGTGAATCGGGCATACCAGTGGACCGGAGCACTCAGACATCTTCTTATGCTTCTCAAGGTCCCTTGCACTTTCCCCCACAGGGTCTGTCACAAACAAGAGGAACAGAGACTCAGACCCACCTGTTCAGTCACCTGCCCCTGCACTCCCAGCAGCCTTCTCGGTCCTCTTACAGCATGGTCCCAGTTGGGGGGATTCAGCTGGTACCTGCTGGCCTGGCAGCTTACTCCACCTTTGTACCAATCCATGCTGGCCCTGTCCAGCTCACCATCCCAGCAGTGAGTGTcattcacagaaacacaagccCATTACCAGCTCCCAACACTCCACCCCAACCAGAAAGCTTGCAAACCCAGCCACTTGTGGTCCAGGAACCAATCAATAGTGTTGTGCCCTGTTTCCCCCTAGGACAAATCACTGGCCTGCAAGCTCAAACAATACAGCCAGTAGGGCTGGAGACACTTAACCTCATGGGGCTGACCAACACAGGCCTGGCATCCACCCAGCTACTGAACCAGCAAGGGCTCACCCTCAATGCCACCCTTGGGCTGCAGGTTTTAGCTGCCAACCCCACTTCCCAAAGCAGCACCGGCCCCCAGACACATGTTTCAGGTCTGCAGATAGTTAACATCGCCCTACCTGCCATCATCCCTTCTCTTAGCCCTCTCTCCACCCTTAATCCTCTCCCTGGCAcatcagagaggcagagcagccCTGAAGCTCCAGGAGCACAGTCATCTCAAAGTGAACAGGGGCTCAGttcttcacagagctgcatgtCTTCTTCACCACCCGCTCCTTTGAAGGTTGGCAGCTCTCCAGAAGTGACCTCAGGCACCAGGGCTAGTCCTGGAGGTAATGGAGCAGATCTCATACAGACTGTtgagaaggaagaaagagataAATCTCCACAGCAGCATCGATCATCAGCTTCTGAGGAGGCACCAGTTGAGGGAGCTAGTGATCCTGCACATCCAAGACCACCACCACTGACCAGCTGGCAGAAGGTTATTGATGACTATAATGAGGTATCcagtgatgatgaagacagACTGGTCATTGCCACTTGA